The following nucleotide sequence is from Fusarium graminearum PH-1 chromosome 1, whole genome shotgun sequence.
AGTAGAGTTGATATGCCCAAACGCCAAAATACCAACAAACTCCGCCATTAAATGCAAATGACAATCATACACATGATTTCCGTTCTATCTTTCAATCCTGCATTGCACAAACAATTTGGCTTCTCAAGGGAACTCCAACACAACTTATAACAGACCTTATCGAGAAATGTAGCTTTCATCAGTCGTCCTTAGATGACTTCAGCTCGATCATAGCCGGCTGCCTTCAAAGCAGGCCTTGGTGGCTCACGATCCTTGAATTCACTGACGAATGGGTTAGGGTCCTCATTCTGATTGAGGTTGCCTAGTGTATGGTTGACTCCTCGGTGTGTTGCCTCATCGGCCCGGATGTAAAGGATCAAGTCCTTCATTGTACGGTGCTCCTTTGGCATCTTCCAGTACTAAAATGTATTGTCAGATATCCATGTCGCATGCCAGCGCGCGTTGTAAGTATCTTACCTGAATAGCAATATCGGGGATCTCAAACTTAGGATCACTCCACTTTGGCAAGTTGCCgtcctcaatctccttgatacAACGAGTATAGGTATggacagcctcttcctcaaggtAACCAACAAATCGATGGACAATCTTGGGCGAGATAAGGTACGAGACGAACAGGCTGTTGAAGAAAACACCCTGAGCACCtatgatcatcatcttcatgaACCAACCAGGCTCGCACATCTTCATGAACGTCAAGAGATGCATTCGCTCGTTGTAACTCTCCTCGAGAAGTGTCTCGATCCAGCCGTTGTCACGCTTCATCCGTCGGAGGCTACCGAGATGTCGTAGCATACCGCCAACCATTCCTGGAACACCGGCGACACTTtccaagaagatgaatcGGATTAACTGCTTCATGTTAGGGTTTGTTCAAAACATGGGTAACCCCAGGAGTGTAAGGTATCGATATGACTTACCCATTGCGCCTCGGTGAGTGGCTTCTGGGCTACGATGGAGGTGGTTGGTTTACTTTTGTCTGACTTCTGGTCCCGGTCCATGCCTGTTGCCTTGTCCATACAATACCTGGCAACGCGGACAATCTTCCAAGCAGTCTTATCGCCGATAGTTTTGGGTTCTCGGTGGGCAGGCTCAactgccatcatctcctcgtATGTGTAACCTTCGTGTGGCCATGCTGGTTTGGTTGTTTGGATGTGCGGCGTCTCTTTGACTGGGAAGAAGTCACGAAGACGGTTGTTGGGTGTCGATGAAAAGATCCGGTGTTGCTGGGGAGCAGAGTAGCTGGTTCGAATAGTAGCGGGAGTTCTAAAGAGAGATTCTGAAGAGGATAAAGTTCGAACGAGACCAAGAGTTGCAGCCTTTGCAGCCTGTCTCGAAGCCTGGCTGTGCTGAAGCTGAGTTGACAACATTTGGGGATGTGTGAGGCTCTtgactaggtaggtagtctagtAGTCCTGCGTGGGAGTGTACTTCTACGAATAATAGAGGCGAGCGTTTGATACAAAATTGTTCATGGCATGTAAagctttcttcttgaggaggtGCAGGTTGACCTTTATACATTCTCGAGACGGAAGCCCTCGGAGAAGCATTCTCGCCGAGCCCCCTGTGGAATTCATTCCAAGCTAAAGCAAGAAGATTATGTGTCTGTACCACGTATGGCTATGATTACTGACCCATATGCATCTGGCTGACAAGAGACGTTACAAATGCCACGAAGAGAGACCGGGAGCAAACGCCACAAGGTGAGTGAGCAGAGGTACATGGCCGTGTAAGAGAGTGCGGCGTATGCGGCGTTCTTTCCACCGCCCACTAATAATAGACCCGACTTGTTCCAAGCCTAACcaaaccaagcccaagagACGAGCCAAAATCTCGGTCCTGTCACTGACATCCGCAAGGACCCAGGCAACCGGAAGCGCTAGAAAGACGTTCCcgatgaacttgatgaggctcaaaaaGCTGTGGCAGCCACGTGAGTGAAGTTGATCGGAAGGACTCGGGTCTTGACACTTTGACGGTCAGGAATTCTTAGGAGTCACTCGCCAGCTGACATCAATGATTGTAACAATAGATCAAGACTCATGGTACGTGCTACAAACGGGCCTATTCTTTAGTTGCCGTGATCTTGCGCTATTCTAGTTTTTCCTTTTCATTTTCGCTCtatttgttctctttctAATCCCGAATTGAATGCGGGTATGGATAGGAGAACGAATCGGATTCCTCGATATTATCCAAGATCCAAGCTTGAGTTTTGACCTTTGTTGCCTCATGACTCCATACAAGGGGGTCTTTTTCGGAATCATAAGGAGGTGAATTGGCGAGACTATAACGGTCATCTGTtatgtacatacatgttTGTGTCATTGGAAATCTCAGAGATCCATACCATGACCTGCACCATCATTTCTTGGTTCATACATGTATAAGCTAAGGACTGAAATTGACAGTGAAGCTATTATTCTCCTTAGAGGTACCAATTGCACAGGCATTCCTAGGAGCTCAGGTAGATAGATGCTGAGCAATGCTATCACAATGTCCGACCAGCTCGTGGTATAGGGTATATGGCAATCCAATGGGCAAGAGAAAAGTTGACCATACAGTCTTTAAGATAAAGACTCGAAGACTATTTCAAAGATATCATAAATTGACTTACTAAATTCATTTCCTATGCCTTGAGTAACTTCAATATTTGATACTAGGAAGATAGTTCAAATCTACGCTATCATTTACATGTTTAATCGGCgtattcatcatcaagaccttgGACCCTTGGTGTACAAGTAAAGAATATGTCAAATAACTGTAGGAATATAGATGCATAAGTTACTGACTGTATCGCGTTATCAATGCTAAATATCTGAATTCATAATTTATTTGACTAGTATTTTCCTATCTAGTTTACGGTGTCGACTGCCGAAGGACCACCCTAGTTTGCCTGACGTCaactgtatccgtatccaCAGGTAATATGTATGAgaacgaaaaaaaaaagttgcCCCTCCTTGATTAACGACCCCTCCATCTTTGTCTTACTTGGGTTGATCAGTTTTGTGCCTAATGAGTAACACTTTTCTTATGTTTAACATTTTGTTATTCTTATTCACGCAAATAACACACCTAAATAGGTACTTTGAGTTAGTAGGTACTGCTTTAAGTACTTTAGTTAATAGGAAATCAACTGGCTTTGGTATATACATATCGATATAGATGTTGAAGGCAAAGTTAATAATAAGCCTGGTTACAAACCTAGCAATAAACTTAGTATAGTATTAGCTAAGGGAACTAAGAATAAGAGAATACCACTAGGTTAATACCTGGTGTAAGTACTTAGGTTGTTGGAAGATCCATCGACCCGTTTTGTACCGTAGCCAgcccaacatcaacacccacCCACTACAGGCGCACAACTTGGGCACCGCACCACACACAAAACTTCATTTCCCTCTGCCACATTCACGCGCCCTAAAACATAACTGCGACTTCAAACTCCCGCAAACCACCAAACACAACCCGCCGTCAAAGACCGATATACCGACCGACATCATGCCTCCTAAGAAGTGGGGTACGTAAATCTTCTTGCCCAGATTATCGTGACGTCTTATCCAACGATGGATGGATTTTTGCGGGGGCGCTCTATGTCCCTCCCTCGCGTACAACATGGTAGAAGGGAAGGACGTCTTTGCTAACAGACACGTCTAtagatgaagaggagagcgAAGACAGCTCCTCCTCTGCTGCTCCTGCCGTTGGTGCCGCCGCCATTGCTGCTCGCCGCAAGttcgacgatgaagaagatgaaggagatgtaagtctttgatcttttATGGCTTTATCTCGTCACCTTACGAGTCCTGTTGCACTGGGCTATCCGCTCTCGCTCCTGACTGACAAGATCTTTCTCTACAGGTCCTAGATTCGTGGGATGCCGATGACTCCGAGGCCGAGCGTGAAAAGGAGCGCAAGGCTACCGAGGCCAAgcagaaggctgctgccgccgccgcagctgccaagaagcccaagggTCTGCGAATCGCCCAGCACCAAGCCGAGCGTGCTCAGCAGaaggctgaagctgaggaaTCCGATGAATACGAGGAGACCGAGGGCGAGAAGCGTGAGCGACTCCGACGCACCGAGCAGGAGGCCGATCTCGCACACGCTGCCGATATGTTTGGAGATATTGGAATCAGTGCCAACCGTTCCAAGGCTCGTCCCGCTACCGTCGTTGTCGACGCCAATGATCccaccaagaccgtcgaCATCTCCAAGCTACCTCTCTTCcagccaaagacaaagctccAGTTCGAGACCCTCCGAACAAGTATCGCCCCtctcatctcagccaacGCAAAGAGCGCCCACTACTCTCTGTTCCTCCAAGACTTCACCAAGGCCCTTGCCAAGGATATGAACAGCGAACAGATCAAGAAACTCGCTAGCAGCATGACTGCTTTGGGTAACGAAAAGATGAGggaggagaaggctgccgACAAGGGCGGCAAGAAGTcaaaggctgccaagaccaagacctcCCTCGTCACTGGCCGTGCTAACGTCGCGGACACTACCACctacgacgacaacgatgactTTGGAGAGTGAGTAATTGGTTCTGAATCTTGAAGAACTCGCCAAACTGACCCTTTTTCTAGTGATGACTTTATGTGAAGTGGTTCTCAGTAACACACGAAGGAGACCTCTCGCCCCTGGTTCCGACCCGCCGCTTCCAGCCTCGACTTGTACACTCCCGCCGCCGTCCAACTGTTTGCCAACTCGGCATGCCGTCGACGCAAAGATGACAATCAAGTCCCGCGGCGTCGCCTCGCAACCCTCTCGGTTACTCGAGGGCAGAAGCAGGGGAGTATGGCGGAGGTGCTCTGTGAGGGAAAGGCAGCATGCATGCAAAAGTGGTCAATGCCCTAAAGATTGAAAAGTGTCAGGGATCATATACGGGAAACATGGCGAATCGGGTTCATGGCGGCATCTTTTTATGCTCTTGGTATACGTACTAGATTTTCAGAAGGGCCTAATGGTAGTAGAAGAAGATTTGCTTCAAAAAATTTTATGACACATGGATATATCAGGTCCGGGCTGTTAAATGCCTTGCTTCACAGTAACGGGATGGCTGAAAGCTGTAATTAGAAGTCTTGTGCATCATGTCTGGAAGAATGGAGAAACCAAGTCCTTGAAATAGATCACAGATCATGTTTATTCGTTTGCAAGAACCTATCTATGATATTTCATCTTCGGTGAACATTACCAGTACCGCAAGGGTATCTCAACCACCCGCTCATTGTTTTGCTCTGTGGAAACATTAAGAATTTGAGTAGAGTCATCATGGGCAAAATCTTGTCGTGGATATATCAAAACCCGCCAATGCGGGTAACAGGTAGTCATGTCGTAAAATAACCCCAAACGCCTCTGTTGCCTTTTACAAACGTCGTTATCTTCGAACGGCGCCCCAGAAAAAAATACAAGTCGCAAATGCGTCATTTCGAGTCGTATGCTCAAAGAAATTAAGAGCAGATAGATCGAGGAACGGTGGCCCGTCTATAGCAGCTCACACCACATTACCCGCCATGCCCATGAAGAGGGCATGGACAGCAACCGACAAGGTCCAAAAGCCGACCTTCTTAAACCGCCGGACACGGCTCTGCTGGTTTTCGACATCGTTTGCAAACGCATCGTACGTCTCTGCTGACATATCGTTCATGAGACCACAGTCAAAGATGGACCAGCTGCCATCAAAATCGCTGGCTCGTTTCACGATACGGCAGTTAATCGGGATGTACgtcttcttggcgttgatgtaCGCAACGATAGGCCGGACCAAAGCCTGGTTGACATAGGACATGTCCTTGGTGAAAAGAGGCACTGCGGCTTTAACGTCGTTCATAGAAATCCGAAGGTCCATTATCAGGTATCGGCGCTCCTCCTCACTTGTTTGTGGCTCCTCCTCGGCAGGCTTGTCGCCGAGAAGATCGCTGGTAAAGTTTGAAAGATGCCCTGATGTAAGAAGCGCGGGCCCCTGTTCTTGTATGTTTCGAATAAATCGATGTCTGTTTGTGTCGACGATATCTTCGAGCTGGTCGTAAAAGTCGGCCATAACCTTGGTAATACTCTCGTCAGTGTCAGCCGGGAACATGACATCAGCTACAATGTCAACATTCCCTTCATAAATCCAACCAAACGGACCCTCTACACCACGATTTAGGTGATCTATCCTCAAGCCATCTATGCGAAGCCGGCTGAACTTCTTCCAAGCCTTGGGGTCGCCGAAGCCAACAGAGGCTTCTGGATCGCCATTACCGCTGGGCACCACACCGTGGACTTGTCGGGGATGGATCGTAAACAGTGAGCCATCAAAAGACCCCGACATGTGGTTGGCTGAAAGGAAGTCGTAGAAGAGCCACTGTTTTCGAAGTTGAGGCAACTCGCAAGAGAATATGCTGACAGAAAATGGTCGGAATCCGCCCGGCTGGTGGACGGTGAGTAGAAGgtcctccatcttgaacttttcGATTTCAAAATCTCCCGGCTGGTGTTTATGGCGGTACGATAATGGATCAACCTCTTCGACTGGCCAGGTCACCGAAGTCCTGTCAAGAACACCGCGGACGCCTTTaatctcaacatccttgagcAAGCCTTTGCCGTTCCACCAATTCAAAAACGAAAGTGTAACGTTGACTGTTGACAGCGTAATGTCGAACTGGGTATAGTTCCCATCGTCCTCAACTTCGGGCGCCTCGGCTTTAcggccagcagcagcctcagcggcGGCATCTGATGAACCCTTGCTCACAGACGAAACATTACCCTGACCAGGCCGTCGTGAGACAAAAACATTGCGGAAAGAGATGACGTTATCCCGCCATTTGGGAACAATGGCCGACTCGAAGACAACGGTGACACCAGCGGACTGAGTCAGATAATCACCTACCCATTGGGCGAGTGTTTCTATTTCTCGTTAGTAAGATGTCTATTTTATGCAAAACATGTTCATACCTTGGGCTACAACGGTGTTGATGGACAAGATAATcaatgagaagaatgttgttgTTCCGACAATAATCCAAGCAAGGTGGCCGAAAAGGAACCATGACACAAAAGCACCCCATTCATCGATATTCCACGGTCTCATACTCCTGATCGATATCCATTTTAGACGGACCTTGAGTCGCTGCCAAAAGCCATTGGCGGCCTCGAGCAGTTCATCCTTAGTTGGTCGATGCGGCATCCTCGGTAGGTGTAGGTAGGACATGTAAGAAACTGGCTCAGAATTCGTTCCTGCAGGCACTTGATCCCCGGACTTGGTAGTTTGGTTTGTAGCATCTTTGCTCGTTTCACTTAGTGTCGATGGCTTCACCTTTTTCAAGTCTTCTGTAGTTCTTGCTGGTGTAGGGGGGATGTCTGAGATATCCTTGCCGCAAGAACATTTTGGTCCATTTccactgctgctgcctcTGCCACTGTAGAAGCgatgttgctgccatgtaATTGCCGACCGAGACAACAATGCAGATGGCTGAGAAATTAAGGATTGTGCCGTGAGAGGGGTTGTGCGCTCGCGCATAGATTTTTGAGGCTTGATGGCATGACATAATGGAAATACCGGCGTTCCAGGCACACCATTACTGACGGTTTGCTTCCAAATCTGGGTTTGTCGCTGGGTATGATTCAACCGGACATTGGAAAAAAGAATGGGAGTCGTCGGCCATCTCGCACTGAGTTCTGTCACAGTACGTATGGGTGTCGAAGCGAATATTGCTGGAGAATAGTTGGACGAGGTCCCCAAGCAGCGCCCGATCACAGATGAGGGGATACCCTTGGCCATCATTCCAGCATCATGGTGTCTGactgaagaacaaaaagacacaAGAGCTGGGGTACGGCAAAAAAAACCCAAAACCAGGAAAACTTTAGGTTGCAAGGTCTGGAATTGGAACCAGAGGACGGGCGAAGACAGGACGGAGATAGTGAGCAACAGATTCCGTCACAGTCGATTCATGCTAATCAAGCTGTACAGCACCTTTTCATGGCCCTGCAGAAAAGTCACTCCATGACGCGCCTAGCCGACTGCAAACAGCGAGCCAATCGATAAGCTCCGATAAGCCACACAAATTTTTGTTCAGTGCGGCCGAAAGTCGAGAAACGCACCCCACCGAACAGACCTTTGAAAGtcaggttgaccttgacgatTTTTTTTTCCGTTTGTGACAAACCCCAAACAATCCTTCTCGAAGCACGTCTCTTGCATCTTGATCCCATAAATCTTTGCGGGATATCTATCGGATAAATTCAAAAATGCCTGCGCCAACAGCACTGAAGCAGGCCGAGAGTGCCCCGCTCGCCAACGATATTTCGCTCCCAGTTGAGGGTAAGTACAGAAAGTCTGAATGGACTGTAAATTATGTTGCATGTGTCTGACTTGTATCCAGGTGCCGATGAAGAGTTTCTGTTAGATGCGCCTGGCGCTGAGGATGCCGATGCGAATGTCCTCGTGCCCGTCGAGGATAGCAACGATATGCAAATCGACGAGGAAGGACGACCTCGATTTGCGCCCGCCAGGGACATTGTGAGTGCGAATTTGCGCCACTATATCCTACTCATATTCTTAACTGCCTTATTAGGATCCCGTCACCAGGGTCGAGACACGCAAGATTCCTATCCCTCCTCACCGAATGACACCTCTAAAACAGTCATGGACATCCATTTATCCACCATTGGTTGAGCACCTCAAGTTGCAATGCCGAATGAACATCAAGCGCAAGACGGTCGAGTTGAGGTCATCAAAGCACACTACCGAGTCCGGAGCGCTGCAGAAGGGAGAggactttgtcaaggccttCACCCTGGGCTTTGATGTGGACGACGCTATCGCCCTACTACGACTAGACGACCTTTACATTCAGAGCTTCGAGATCAAGGATGTGCGAACGATGCATGGCGACAGCCAAGCCCGTGCTATTGGACGAATTGCTGGAAAGGATGGAAAGACGAAGTTCGCTATCGAGAACGCTAGCAGAACACGTATCGTTCTGGCCGATAGCAAGATTCATATTCTGGGTGGATTCAAAAACATTCACCTTGCTCGAGAGTCAGTCGTGAGCCTCATTCTCGGAAAGCCACCCGGCAAGGTGTATGGCAACCTTCGAACAGTTGCGGCGAGAATGAAGGAACGTTTCTAAAGGACAAAATCTGGCGAAGGACTTGGGTTGCTACAAACGGCGTTTCGGGTGGGCAGCATTATGATCTTGAATTTGTGAACCAGGGTTACTCAGTCAAATGGAAGAATGGCATAGTATGTCGATAACGATAAAGATAGAGATGAATCGATTAGTCGCTCTGCGGATacccaccatcaccacaGCCAGCAATGCGTGATtatacctacctagtagTTGTAGATACTACCCTCTACAATCAGATCATGTCTAATACATCGCGGTAAGGCCGCGCCCTTTGAATATCAAACCACATCTTCGGCGGTATAAGCGATTAAAGATCCATTCTGTCACTGTCCTCTAGAGATGAGGGGTGGGACATCTCGGGTCTATTGTTGGCCCGCAGTGCACCTTGtcatgagatgatgataggCACGGACTCAGATCAGTTCATCTGCATCCATGTCTATCAGAACATATCAATTTTCATCGGCCGACTTTGGAAGCTGACCGACAATTAAATGTAGCACAGTAGATTGGTGTATCTTTTGTAGGAACATCATGTCTAGTATCTTGACGAAGTGGGAACGTGGTTTAATCGGCATGAAAGCGAGGTTTTGACAGTTCAATTAGACTAGACCACCAATGTATAGAGTAGGCCTTGCCGTCATGCACCTTGTTGATATGCAGCCTTCCGGAGGCGCGAGGCATCGTGTTGTTCTCATTATACATaccttgttgacttggctcCCGATCGGGACGGGAACTGTCCAACCGGAAGACGTCCTCAAGCCGACACGACGAGACT
It contains:
- a CDS encoding alternative oxidase: MLSTQLQHSQASRQAAKAATLGLVRTLSSSESLFRTPATIRTSYSAPQQHRIFSSTPNNRLRDFFPVKETPHIQTTKPAWPHEGYTYEEMMAVEPAHREPKTIGDKTAWKIVRVARYCMDKATGMDRDQKSDKSKPTTSIVAQKPLTEAQWLIRFIFLESVAGVPGMVGGMLRHLGSLRRMKRDNGWIETLLEESYNERMHLLTFMKMCEPGWFMKMMIIGAQGVFFNSLFVSYLISPKIVHRFVGYLEEEAVHTYTRCIKEIEDGNLPKWSDPKFEIPDIAIQYWKMPKEHRTMKDLILYIRADEATHRGVNHTLGNLNQNEDPNPFVSEFKDREPPRPALKAAGYDRAEVI